A part of Clostridium novyi genomic DNA contains:
- the rny gene encoding ribonuclease Y, translated as MIITILIAIFVIVYVRKNISQAKIAEAEVKSKQIIIDAERDAEAKKKEAILEAKEEVHKIRNDFEKESRERRNEIQRLERRIIQREELLDKKSEAIESKEEALNKKQQDINEKETSIDELYEKQRQELERLSNLSSDEARDLLLEETKKEIKHDLAIMIKDMENKAKEEADKKAKEIISTAIQRCAADHVAESTVHVVSLPNDEMKGRIIGREGRNIRALETLTGVDLIIDDTPEAVILSGFDPIRRQVARIALEKLIIDGRIHPARIEEMVEKAKQEVENDIKEEGEQATFETGVHGLHQELIKLLGRLKYRTSYGQNVLKHSMEVAYLAGLMASELGMDPTLAKRAGLLHDIGKAVDHEVEGPHALIGSEMAKKYHESAIVVNAIAAHHGDVEYDSIEAILVQAADAISAARPGARRETLEAYIKRLEKLEEIANSYEGVEKSYAIQAGREVRIMVKPEDIDDYGCIEMSKNIVKRIESELEYPGQIKVNIIRETRAVEYAK; from the coding sequence ATGATTATTACAATTTTAATTGCTATATTTGTAATAGTATATGTAAGAAAAAATATTTCACAAGCTAAGATTGCTGAAGCTGAAGTTAAATCTAAGCAGATAATTATAGATGCTGAAAGAGATGCTGAGGCAAAAAAGAAGGAAGCAATTTTAGAGGCAAAAGAGGAAGTTCATAAAATTAGAAATGATTTTGAAAAAGAATCTAGGGAAAGACGTAATGAAATTCAAAGATTAGAAAGAAGAATTATTCAAAGAGAAGAGCTGCTAGATAAGAAAAGTGAGGCTATTGAAAGCAAAGAAGAAGCCTTAAATAAAAAGCAGCAAGATATTAATGAAAAAGAAACTAGTATAGATGAACTCTATGAAAAGCAAAGACAAGAGTTAGAAAGGTTATCAAATTTATCTTCAGATGAGGCTAGAGATTTATTATTAGAAGAAACTAAAAAAGAAATTAAACATGATCTTGCAATAATGATTAAGGATATGGAAAATAAGGCAAAGGAAGAAGCCGATAAAAAAGCAAAAGAAATCATTTCCACAGCAATACAAAGATGTGCTGCTGATCATGTTGCAGAGAGCACTGTTCATGTAGTTTCATTACCTAATGATGAGATGAAAGGTAGAATTATAGGAAGAGAAGGAAGAAACATAAGAGCTCTTGAAACTTTAACAGGTGTTGACCTTATAATAGATGATACTCCAGAAGCAGTAATTTTATCTGGATTTGATCCTATTAGAAGACAAGTGGCACGAATAGCTCTTGAAAAGTTAATAATTGATGGTAGAATTCATCCTGCTAGGATAGAAGAAATGGTTGAAAAAGCAAAACAAGAAGTTGAAAATGATATTAAAGAAGAAGGAGAGCAAGCTACTTTTGAAACAGGAGTACATGGGTTACATCAAGAGTTGATAAAACTTTTGGGAAGATTGAAGTATCGTACAAGTTACGGACAAAATGTGTTAAAACATTCTATGGAAGTAGCATATTTAGCAGGTCTTATGGCATCTGAATTAGGTATGGATCCAACTTTAGCTAAAAGAGCTGGTTTATTACATGATATAGGTAAAGCAGTGGATCATGAAGTAGAAGGTCCTCATGCACTTATAGGTTCAGAAATGGCTAAGAAATATCATGAATCTGCTATAGTTGTTAATGCTATAGCTGCACATCATGGAGATGTTGAATACGATTCAATTGAAGCTATCCTTGTTCAAGCAGCTGATGCTATATCAGCAGCGCGTCCTGGCGCAAGAAGAGAAACTCTAGAAGCTTATATCAAGAGACTAGAAAAACTTGAGGAAATAGCAAATTCATACGAAGGTGTAGAAAAATCTTATGCTATACAAGCTGGAAGAGAAGTTAGAATCATGGTTAAACCAGAGGACATTGATGATTATGGATGTATCGAAATGTCAAAAAACATTGTTAAAAGAATAGAAAGTGAGCTAGAGTATCCTGGACAAATTAAAGTAAATATTATCAGGGAAACTAGAGCAGTAGAATATGCAAAATAA
- the purB gene encoding adenylosuccinate lyase: MKRDSYNTPLNSRYASAEMSYLFSEDMKFKTWRKLWTALAESEKELGLKISDEQINELKSNIENINYEDAEEKEREIRHDVMSHVYAYGLQCPKAKGIIHLGATSCFVGDNTDLIIMKDALNLIKNKMIKVIYNLSKFAEKYKDVPTLGFTHLQPAQLTTVGKRATLWMQDLLLDLENIQFVIDNIKLRGVKGTTGTQASFMELFNNNEELVKKLDKLVASKMGFDETYYVTGQTYSRKVDSIVLNTLSEIAQSAYKFSNDLRILQSMKEMEEPFGKKQVGSSAMAYKRNPMRSERISALSRFVITTSLNPAITAGTQWFERTLDDSANKRLAVAESFLALDGVLNLYINISENMVVYKKVIESHVLRELPFMATENILMEAVKRGGDRQELHEIIRELSMEAAKRVKEEGLDNDLIERIINSGSFYMSREEILSIIDPIKFTGRASGQVDDFINDLIKPILEKNKESLGVDVSINV, translated from the coding sequence ATGAAAAGAGATTCTTATAATACACCGTTAAATAGTAGATATGCATCCGCTGAAATGTCATATTTATTTTCAGAAGATATGAAATTTAAAACTTGGAGAAAGCTTTGGACTGCTTTAGCTGAAAGTGAAAAGGAGCTAGGTTTAAAAATTTCTGATGAACAAATAAATGAGTTAAAATCTAATATAGAAAATATAAATTATGAAGATGCTGAAGAAAAGGAAAGAGAAATTAGACATGATGTAATGAGTCATGTATATGCATATGGACTTCAATGTCCTAAAGCAAAGGGAATAATTCATTTAGGAGCTACTAGTTGTTTTGTAGGAGATAATACAGATTTAATAATAATGAAAGATGCCCTTAACCTTATAAAAAATAAGATGATAAAGGTTATTTATAATTTATCTAAATTTGCAGAAAAGTATAAAGATGTTCCTACACTAGGTTTTACACATCTTCAACCAGCTCAGTTAACAACAGTAGGTAAAAGAGCTACATTATGGATGCAAGATTTATTGTTAGATTTAGAAAATATACAATTTGTTATAGATAATATAAAATTAAGAGGAGTAAAAGGAACAACAGGAACTCAAGCAAGTTTTATGGAATTGTTCAATAATAATGAAGAATTAGTTAAAAAGTTAGATAAATTAGTAGCATCAAAAATGGGATTTGATGAAACATATTATGTAACTGGTCAAACATATTCTAGAAAAGTAGATTCTATTGTACTTAATACATTATCAGAGATTGCACAAAGTGCATATAAGTTTAGTAATGATTTAAGAATACTTCAAAGTATGAAAGAGATGGAAGAACCCTTTGGAAAAAAACAAGTAGGATCTTCTGCTATGGCATATAAAAGAAATCCTATGAGATCTGAAAGAATAAGTGCTTTAAGTAGATTTGTAATAACTACATCTCTAAATCCAGCAATTACTGCTGGAACTCAATGGTTTGAAAGAACACTTGATGATTCGGCAAACAAAAGATTAGCTGTTGCGGAAAGTTTCTTAGCTTTAGATGGAGTTCTAAATTTATATATAAATATATCAGAAAATATGGTAGTATATAAAAAGGTAATTGAATCACATGTACTACGTGAATTACCATTTATGGCAACTGAAAATATATTAATGGAAGCTGTAAAAAGAGGCGGAGATAGACAAGAACTTCATGAAATAATAAGAGAACTTTCTATGGAAGCTGCTAAACGAGTAAAAGAAGAAGGACTTGATAATGACCTTATAGAAAGAATAATAAATAGTGGATCTTTCTACATGAGTCGTGAAGAAATATTATCAATTATAGATCCTATTAAGTTTACTGGTAGAGCTTCAGGTCAAGTTGATGATTTTATAAATGATTTAATAAAACCTATATTAGAAAAAAATAAAGAATCCTTAGGTGTTGATGTAAGTATCAATGTATAA
- a CDS encoding aspartyl-phosphate phosphatase Spo0E family protein gives MNELSNSLQEIKVLIEKLRDPLNELVVYSGKDNFDEEIIKLSEVLDKLIAKYMIYTK, from the coding sequence ATGAATGAGCTAAGTAATTCTTTACAAGAAATAAAAGTTTTAATAGAAAAGTTGAGAGATCCCCTAAATGAATTGGTAGTTTATTCAGGTAAAGATAATTTCGATGAAGAGATAATTAAGTTAAGTGAAGTTTTGGACAAACTTATAGCTAAATACATGATTTATACTAAATAA
- a CDS encoding HPr family phosphocarrier protein — protein MVKKEAVIKSATGLHARPATLLVKKASSFKSDIYLEYGDKKANVKSLIGVLSLGVTKDSKVTVTASGDDETLAVEEMIKLIESL, from the coding sequence ATGGTAAAAAAGGAAGCAGTAATTAAAAGTGCTACAGGTTTGCATGCAAGACCAGCTACATTATTAGTAAAAAAAGCATCTTCTTTTAAATCTGATATATATTTAGAGTATGGAGATAAAAAAGCTAATGTTAAAAGCTTAATAGGAGTTTTATCTTTAGGAGTTACTAAAGATTCAAAAGTTACAGTTACAGCATCAGGTGATGATGAAACATTAGCAGTTGAAGAAATGATAAAATTAATTGAATCATTATAA
- a CDS encoding accessory gene regulator B family protein translates to MKLSEKFAIRITEYVKKTLPDKNKDDLEIIKYGIELLFMSFTKIPIILCISCLLGILKETCFTMLIFGIIRSSASGIHAKTSFTCLISTLVAILGGIYLSLILKINLLVKIIIFIINFIIYIKYSPADTEEKPYINSEIRRKLKIRSLITITIYFIISIVVKNKFFSNIFINILWIQGILIIPITYKIFNRRYNNYEYYEEKSF, encoded by the coding sequence ATGAAACTTTCGGAGAAGTTTGCGATAAGAATTACTGAATATGTAAAAAAAACATTACCAGATAAAAATAAAGATGATTTAGAAATAATAAAATATGGAATAGAATTATTATTTATGAGTTTTACTAAAATTCCTATTATATTATGTATAAGTTGTTTATTAGGCATACTTAAAGAAACTTGTTTTACTATGTTGATTTTTGGAATTATAAGAAGTTCTGCATCAGGAATTCATGCTAAGACAAGTTTTACCTGTTTAATATCAACATTAGTAGCTATATTAGGAGGAATATACTTATCTTTAATTTTAAAAATAAACTTATTAGTAAAAATTATAATTTTTATTATAAATTTTATTATATATATCAAGTATTCTCCAGCTGATACAGAGGAAAAGCCCTATATAAATTCAGAAATAAGAAGAAAATTAAAAATTAGAAGTCTTATAACAATAACAATTTATTTTATTATATCAATTGTAGTTAAAAATAAGTTTTTTTCAAATATATTTATAAATATTTTGTGGATTCAGGGAATTTTAATAATTCCAATTACTTATAAAATATTTAATAGGAGGTATAATAATTATGAATACTATGAAGAAAAAAGTTTCTAG
- a CDS encoding AgrD family cyclic lactone autoinducer peptide → MKKKVSRMIANIISGVSTNIAYTSTKKCVSLNGLEEPKMPKVLLKRAK, encoded by the coding sequence ATGAAGAAAAAAGTTTCTAGAATGATTGCAAATATTATAAGTGGTGTATCAACTAATATAGCATATACATCTACTAAGAAATGTGTTTCCTTGAATGGATTAGAAGAACCTAAAATGCCAAAAGTATTATTAAAAAGAGCTAAGTAA
- a CDS encoding serine protease: MICKCCTCCKLLSIDEKIKYICENEYEYFLSKNNVVGIGLGYKLTKGFNTSQKCIKVFARKKVGNGEIPEAELVPPIYKGIKTDVVQSGNIEFSKLSEKKRPVPGGYSIGIPLETQTGTMGCLVTDGSDIFVLGNNHVLSDMNFVPLGTPVMQPGPEDGGKVNTDTIAKLAKYVPIKFNKKENYVDVAIAKVSDKKLVSAGIAFIGYLKGIGKPNLEEGVKKVGRTTDLTVGKISAIYATYVLKYNDKDVLFKDQIFTTDMADYGDSGAILVDYKNYAIGLLMAGSESFTIYNDIYNVLGNLKVNILSK; this comes from the coding sequence ATGATATGTAAATGCTGTACTTGTTGTAAGCTATTGTCAATAGATGAAAAGATAAAATATATTTGTGAAAATGAATATGAGTATTTTCTTTCTAAAAATAATGTAGTAGGCATTGGTTTAGGATATAAATTAACAAAAGGTTTTAATACTTCACAAAAGTGCATAAAAGTATTTGCTAGGAAAAAGGTAGGAAATGGTGAAATACCTGAAGCAGAGTTGGTACCTCCAATTTATAAAGGAATTAAAACTGATGTAGTACAAAGTGGAAATATTGAATTTAGTAAACTTTCAGAAAAAAAACGTCCAGTACCAGGAGGATATAGTATAGGGATACCATTAGAAACTCAGACAGGAACAATGGGATGTTTAGTTACTGATGGAAGTGATATATTTGTATTAGGTAATAATCATGTTTTATCAGATATGAATTTTGTTCCACTAGGTACTCCTGTAATGCAACCAGGACCTGAGGATGGTGGAAAGGTTAATACAGATACTATTGCAAAACTTGCAAAATATGTTCCTATAAAATTTAATAAAAAAGAAAATTATGTAGATGTAGCTATTGCTAAAGTATCAGATAAAAAGTTAGTATCAGCTGGTATTGCTTTTATTGGATACCTTAAAGGCATAGGAAAGCCTAATTTAGAAGAAGGAGTTAAAAAAGTAGGACGTACCACTGATCTTACTGTAGGAAAAATATCAGCTATATATGCAACCTATGTACTAAAATATAATGATAAAGATGTTTTGTTTAAAGATCAAATATTTACAACGGATATGGCTGATTATGGAGATTCAGGAGCTATATTAGTTGATTATAAAAATTATGCTATTGGACTTCTTATGGCAGGTTCTGAAAGTTTCACTATATACAATGATATATATAATGTTTTGGGTAATCTAAAGGTTAATATTTTATCTAAATAA
- a CDS encoding pyridoxal phosphate-dependent aminotransferase — protein sequence MILSKKAKDISPSLTLSITAKAKEISKQGKNIISFGVGEPDFDTPINIQKAAIKAIENGFTRYTPASGIPELKKAIVEKFKKDNNLMYDIDNIIISTGAKQCLANIFSAILNPGDEVLVPIPYWVSYPELIKLNDGVPVFVHNSGEDNYKYTEKSLQNALSKKTKAIIVNSPNNPTGAIYSKDELIKIANFAKENDLIIISDEIYEKLIYGDNKHISIASLNEDSFKRTIVINGVSKSYAMTGWRIGYAAASKEIIKLMSSIQSHTTSNPNSIAQYAALEALTGSQDSLYAMVEEFEKRKNYMVSKIDSMKNVSCINAEGAFYIMLNVSNFYGRKNGEVLINGSMDFASELLNTRNVAVIPGIAFGADEYIRLSYANSMNNIKEGLNIIEDFMNNLT from the coding sequence ATGATATTGTCAAAAAAAGCTAAAGACATTTCACCATCTTTAACTTTATCTATAACAGCTAAAGCTAAAGAAATAAGTAAACAAGGAAAAAATATTATAAGTTTTGGTGTTGGGGAACCAGATTTTGATACTCCTATAAATATACAAAAAGCAGCTATAAAGGCTATAGAAAATGGATTTACTAGATATACACCAGCGTCTGGAATACCAGAATTAAAAAAAGCTATTGTAGAAAAGTTTAAAAAAGATAATAATTTAATGTATGATATAGATAATATAATAATTTCTACAGGTGCTAAACAATGTTTAGCTAATATTTTTTCAGCTATATTAAATCCAGGAGATGAAGTTTTAGTACCGATACCTTATTGGGTAAGCTATCCAGAACTTATAAAGTTAAATGATGGTGTACCTGTTTTTGTACATAATAGTGGAGAAGATAATTATAAGTATACAGAAAAATCATTGCAAAATGCATTAAGTAAAAAAACAAAAGCTATTATAGTAAATAGTCCTAATAATCCAACGGGTGCTATATATTCAAAAGATGAACTAATAAAAATAGCTAATTTTGCTAAAGAAAATGATTTAATTATAATATCAGATGAAATTTATGAAAAACTTATTTATGGAGATAATAAACATATTAGCATAGCTAGTTTAAATGAAGATTCATTTAAAAGAACAATTGTAATTAACGGTGTATCTAAATCCTATGCTATGACTGGATGGAGAATTGGATATGCTGCAGCTAGTAAAGAAATTATAAAATTAATGTCTAGTATACAAAGTCATACTACTTCAAATCCTAATTCTATAGCACAGTATGCAGCACTTGAGGCTTTAACAGGTTCACAAGATAGTTTATATGCAATGGTAGAAGAATTTGAAAAGAGAAAGAATTACATGGTATCAAAAATAGATTCTATGAAAAATGTATCTTGTATAAATGCTGAAGGTGCATTTTATATAATGCTAAATGTATCAAATTTCTATGGTAGAAAAAATGGTGAAGTTTTAATAAATGGATCAATGGATTTTGCTAGTGAATTACTTAATACCAGAAATGTAGCTGTAATTCCAGGGATTGCATTTGGTGCCGATGAATATATAAGACTTTCATATGCAAATTCAATGAATAACATAAAAGAAGGATTGAATATAATAGAAGATTTTATGAATAATTTGACATAA
- a CDS encoding NCS2 family permease, which produces MKKICNKLFDFERSNTTFRKELIAGLTSFFAIVYIIAVNSSILSDAGVPIEGAIIATVLSSFVGCILVGICSNAPVILVPGMGVNALFSYTIATAMGLTWQQGLAAVFVSGIVFAVVAFTKIAKILTESIPTSLKEAITVGIGLLIMFIGLQKSGIVISSDKTFVALGHLNNPAVYVTFVNLIITLVLFVCNVPGNFLIGMILGTIISGLFGLVDVSKLTFTGFSLNGFKDVFMVMDFSKVASVTFWIAVFSVTLVLVFENLGLLHGHINVMLKEPKKFKSSFRVCSISAITCGMFGTSPTVATIESAAGIAAGGKTGLTSIVTGVLFLIALFLLPVIKIIPNSAISPILIIIGGLMMKNALNIDFNDFSEGFPAFLIIAMIPLTFSIVDGMAFGFIAYPIVKLAAKKSKQISLTMYIIPIVFLLNFILHALS; this is translated from the coding sequence ATGAAAAAAATATGTAACAAATTATTTGATTTTGAAAGGAGTAACACCACATTCAGAAAAGAACTGATAGCTGGATTAACATCATTTTTTGCTATTGTATATATTATAGCTGTTAATTCATCAATATTATCAGATGCAGGTGTACCTATAGAAGGTGCTATAATAGCAACTGTACTTTCTTCTTTTGTAGGATGTATATTAGTAGGTATATGTAGTAATGCACCAGTTATCTTAGTGCCTGGTATGGGTGTTAATGCACTTTTCTCTTACACAATTGCAACAGCTATGGGACTTACATGGCAACAAGGACTTGCAGCAGTATTTGTTTCAGGAATTGTATTTGCAGTAGTTGCATTTACAAAGATTGCTAAAATACTTACTGAATCAATTCCTACTTCTTTAAAAGAAGCAATAACCGTTGGAATAGGACTTCTAATTATGTTTATAGGACTTCAAAAGAGTGGAATTGTAATATCAAGTGATAAAACTTTTGTTGCACTTGGACATCTTAACAATCCAGCAGTATATGTAACTTTTGTTAATTTAATTATTACATTGGTGCTATTTGTATGTAATGTACCAGGTAATTTTTTAATAGGAATGATATTAGGTACTATTATATCTGGCTTATTTGGACTTGTTGATGTATCAAAACTTACATTTACAGGATTCTCATTAAATGGATTCAAAGATGTTTTCATGGTAATGGACTTTAGTAAAGTGGCTTCAGTTACATTTTGGATTGCAGTATTCTCTGTAACTTTAGTACTTGTATTTGAAAATTTAGGTTTACTTCATGGACATATAAATGTTATGTTAAAAGAACCTAAAAAGTTTAAGAGTTCATTTAGAGTTTGTTCAATCTCTGCAATAACTTGTGGAATGTTTGGAACAAGTCCTACAGTAGCTACAATTGAAAGTGCTGCTGGAATAGCGGCTGGTGGAAAAACTGGACTTACCTCAATAGTAACAGGAGTATTATTTTTAATAGCTCTATTTCTTCTTCCAGTAATAAAGATTATACCTAATAGTGCAATTTCGCCTATACTTATAATTATTGGTGGACTTATGATGAAAAATGCATTAAATATTGATTTTAATGATTTTTCAGAAGGATTCCCAGCTTTCTTAATTATTGCAATGATACCATTAACATTTAGTATAGTTGACGGTATGGCATTTGGATTTATAGCATATCCAATAGTTAAGTTAGCAGCTAAAAAATCAAAACAAATATCACTTACAATGTATATAATACCGATAGTATTTTTACTTAATTTTATATTACATGCGTTAAGTTAA
- a CDS encoding LytR/AlgR family response regulator transcription factor, translating into MIDIYICDDNIETLDTISKIVNTFYEKNNFKSFKISTFNNSNDILHSIKNNSNPQKIYILDIDLNERVNGLLLGRQIRKLDNYSGEMIYITNHSELGFKVFQYKLRILQFIDKTFSLAKELEDSLLTATKILTEAKRVNTEKTLKIKSGFEIFNIPLKDIICIETIKNSKKVQLSTSKNILQFYTTLKELKDELDDNFIQIHKTTIINKNFIVSINKSQGNSFVKLKNDILCPLSRNGIKEVNKHWTC; encoded by the coding sequence ATGATAGATATATATATTTGCGATGATAACATAGAAACCCTTGACACTATATCTAAAATAGTCAACACTTTTTACGAAAAAAATAATTTCAAATCCTTCAAAATATCTACATTTAATAACAGTAACGATATTTTGCATAGCATTAAAAATAATTCTAATCCCCAAAAAATTTATATTCTTGATATAGATTTAAATGAGAGGGTTAATGGATTGCTATTAGGACGCCAAATTCGTAAATTAGATAATTATTCAGGCGAAATGATTTATATAACAAATCATTCGGAATTAGGTTTTAAAGTATTTCAATATAAACTAAGAATATTACAATTTATAGATAAAACCTTTAGTTTAGCCAAAGAATTAGAAGATAGTCTTTTAACAGCTACTAAAATTTTGACTGAAGCCAAAAGAGTTAATACTGAAAAAACTTTAAAAATAAAATCTGGATTTGAAATTTTTAATATACCATTAAAAGATATAATATGTATAGAAACTATAAAGAATAGTAAAAAAGTTCAATTAAGTACATCGAAGAATATACTTCAATTTTATACTACTTTAAAAGAATTAAAAGATGAATTAGATGATAATTTTATACAAATTCATAAAACTACAATAATAAATAAAAATTTCATAGTGAGTATAAATAAATCTCAGGGAAATTCTTTTGTAAAATTAAAAAATGATATTTTATGTCCTTTATCAAGGAACGGCATAAAAGAGGTGAATAAACATTGGACATGCTAA
- a CDS encoding glucosaminidase domain-containing protein → MKKSLYILKSIVKIIALSSLLIFKSCYSYAAENIQEVDDYKEWTIRFNKPIDKYNISNNIFVKDSKGNMLTNPIYTILDNGQVVKLKYFNNKYITGEIYTLKITNYIKDLKGRSLGYSKFVKFKVNSIVNYESEYIDINECTQQIPIIGQSKLLAKNMAEYVLKHNKNPELSINIYDLANIFLEEGKHEGVRGDIAFCQSIKETGFFRYGGQVLPEQNNYAGIGAINNSKVGKGAWFKSPREGVRAQIQHLKAYATKEKLNNMCIDPRYNLLKEKGVLGIAPNWQNLNGKWAVPGKNYGEDIIAIYKRIEKIK, encoded by the coding sequence ATGAAAAAAAGTTTGTATATTTTAAAAAGTATTGTAAAAATAATTGCTTTATCTAGTCTATTGATATTTAAATCATGTTATTCATATGCAGCAGAAAATATACAAGAAGTAGATGATTATAAAGAATGGACAATAAGATTTAACAAGCCTATAGATAAATATAATATATCTAATAATATATTTGTAAAAGATTCAAAAGGAAATATGTTAACCAATCCTATATATACCATATTAGATAATGGACAAGTTGTGAAACTTAAATATTTTAACAATAAATACATAACTGGTGAAATTTATACTTTAAAGATAACAAATTATATAAAAGATTTAAAGGGAAGAAGTTTAGGTTATTCTAAATTCGTAAAATTCAAAGTAAATAGTATAGTAAATTATGAAAGTGAATATATAGATATAAACGAGTGTACACAACAGATTCCTATAATAGGACAGTCTAAATTATTAGCTAAAAATATGGCAGAATATGTATTGAAGCATAATAAGAATCCTGAGTTATCTATAAATATTTATGATTTAGCAAATATATTTTTAGAAGAAGGAAAACATGAAGGAGTGCGAGGAGATATAGCTTTTTGCCAAAGTATAAAAGAAACAGGATTTTTTCGATATGGCGGACAAGTTCTTCCAGAACAGAATAATTATGCAGGTATAGGTGCTATTAATAATAGTAAGGTAGGAAAGGGGGCATGGTTTAAAAGTCCGAGAGAAGGTGTGAGAGCACAAATACAACATTTAAAAGCATATGCAACAAAAGAAAAATTAAATAATATGTGTATTGATCCAAGATACAATCTATTAAAAGAAAAAGGGGTATTAGGAATAGCACCTAATTGGCAAAATTTAAATGGTAAGTGGGCTGTTCCGGGAAAAAATTATGGAGAAGATATAATAGCCATATATAAAAGAATAGAAAAAATCAAATAA
- a CDS encoding sensor histidine kinase translates to METCFFTLILMILSEQLITIIFFNLLGLNLHNVSTVTIFRFIANILIIINNIVLINVHCILWQYIKNRLFIKNNNILIRNFFIIILTFMIITSYLIAYEYFDNYFKNRIFIPILILCIFCIYIALSFLYTNYLFNENLLMLRVKEKKYNQLKLYSQSIENLIDDISKFKHDYNNMIFMMNGFLDNNDYHSLKEYFHKNIFNEDKYYDISKLKKIKNSGIKGLLSAKISEILKNNIKVKIEIFNTIDEFYISEFDLCRILGIFLDNAMEATKTTKEKFISISFIKDIDLNIVILNSCTDNNININSIFKKGYSSKGNNRGIGLFNVRSILNEKYPNNTILNTYIKDNLFIQDLHIRAK, encoded by the coding sequence ATGGAAACCTGTTTTTTTACATTAATACTTATGATACTTTCTGAACAATTAATTACCATTATATTCTTTAATTTACTAGGTTTAAACCTACACAACGTTTCAACTGTTACTATTTTTAGGTTTATAGCAAACATATTGATTATAATTAATAATATTGTACTAATTAATGTTCATTGTATATTATGGCAATATATAAAAAATAGACTTTTTATAAAAAATAATAATATTCTAATAAGAAACTTTTTTATTATAATTCTTACTTTTATGATAATTACAAGTTATTTAATAGCATATGAATATTTCGATAATTATTTTAAAAATAGAATTTTTATTCCTATTTTAATACTATGTATTTTCTGTATATATATTGCCTTATCGTTTTTATATACAAATTACTTATTTAATGAAAATCTTTTAATGCTTAGAGTTAAAGAAAAAAAGTACAATCAATTAAAACTTTATTCTCAAAGCATAGAAAATTTAATAGATGATATATCTAAATTTAAACATGACTATAATAATATGATTTTTATGATGAATGGTTTTTTAGATAATAATGATTATCATAGTTTAAAAGAATATTTCCATAAAAATATATTTAATGAAGATAAATATTATGATATTTCTAAATTAAAAAAGATAAAAAATTCTGGTATAAAAGGCTTGTTATCTGCAAAAATATCTGAAATATTGAAAAATAATATAAAAGTAAAAATAGAAATTTTTAACACTATAGATGAGTTTTACATAAGTGAATTTGACTTATGTAGGATACTAGGTATTTTTTTAGATAATGCAATGGAAGCTACAAAAACTACTAAGGAAAAATTTATATCAATATCTTTTATAAAAGATATTGATTTAAACATAGTAATTTTAAATTCTTGTACTGATAATAATATAAATATTAATTCTATATTTAAAAAAGGATATTCTTCAAAAGGCAACAATAGAGGTATTGGGCTTTTTAATGTTCGCTCTATATTAAACGAAAAATATCCTAATAATACTATATTAAATACATATATTAAAGATAATTTATTTATACAAGATTTACACATAAGAGCTAAGTAA